In Blautia wexlerae DSM 19850, a single window of DNA contains:
- a CDS encoding acetyl-CoA carboxylase biotin carboxylase subunit: MFNKILIANRGEIAVRIIRACREMGIRTVAVYSEADRDALHTQLADEAVCIGKAQSSDSYLNMERILSATIATKAEAIHPGFGFLSENSRFVEMCEKCNVAFIGPSAEVISRMGNKSEAKNTMRKAKVPVVPGTKEPVYTVEQALEAVKEIGFPVMIKASAGGGGKGMRVAGNEQEFAKLFETAQQESVHSFSDNTMYLERFVENPRHVEVQILADKYGNVVHLGERDCSVQRRHQKMIEESPCIAISDDLRKKMGETAVRAAKAAGYESAGTIEFLLDQSGEFYFMEMNTRIQVEHPVTEFVSGVDLIKEQICIAAGEPLSVQQKDIEIRGHAMECRINAEDPERHFMPCPGKITDLHLPGGNGIRVDTAVYNDYAIPPYYDSMIAKIIVYDKDRRSAIRKMISALGEVAIEGVKTNVDFLYELLNQPDFQEGNITTDFIPQHYPDL, encoded by the coding sequence ATGTTTAATAAAATTTTGATCGCCAATCGTGGTGAAATTGCAGTGAGGATCATCCGGGCATGTCGTGAGATGGGAATCCGCACAGTAGCCGTATACTCAGAAGCAGACAGAGATGCCCTGCATACCCAGCTTGCAGATGAAGCAGTATGCATCGGAAAGGCACAGTCATCAGACAGCTATCTGAACATGGAGCGAATCTTAAGTGCTACCATTGCCACAAAAGCAGAAGCAATCCACCCGGGATTCGGATTTCTCTCAGAGAACAGCCGTTTTGTGGAAATGTGTGAGAAATGTAATGTGGCATTTATTGGTCCTTCCGCAGAAGTAATTTCCAGAATGGGAAATAAATCTGAGGCGAAAAACACAATGCGGAAAGCTAAAGTCCCGGTAGTGCCCGGCACAAAGGAACCGGTCTACACAGTAGAGCAGGCTTTGGAAGCTGTAAAGGAAATCGGTTTTCCGGTCATGATCAAAGCATCAGCAGGCGGCGGTGGAAAAGGAATGCGTGTAGCCGGAAATGAACAGGAATTTGCCAAATTGTTTGAGACAGCACAGCAGGAGTCGGTCCATTCCTTCTCCGATAATACCATGTATCTGGAACGGTTTGTGGAGAATCCCAGACATGTTGAAGTGCAGATTCTTGCGGATAAATACGGAAATGTAGTTCATCTGGGAGAACGAGACTGCTCTGTTCAGAGACGTCACCAGAAAATGATCGAAGAGTCTCCATGTATCGCAATCTCTGATGATCTGAGAAAGAAAATGGGTGAGACAGCAGTACGGGCAGCAAAGGCAGCAGGCTATGAAAGTGCAGGAACCATAGAATTTCTTCTGGATCAGTCCGGAGAATTTTATTTCATGGAAATGAACACCAGAATCCAGGTAGAACATCCGGTAACAGAATTTGTGTCTGGTGTAGACCTGATCAAAGAGCAGATCTGCATTGCGGCAGGTGAACCGTTAAGCGTTCAGCAGAAAGACATAGAAATCCGCGGCCACGCCATGGAATGCAGAATCAATGCCGAGGATCCTGAGAGACATTTCATGCCATGCCCTGGTAAGATCACTGACTTACATCTTCCCGGTGGAAACGGAATCCGCGTGGATACAGCAGTTTATAATGACTACGCAATCCCGCCCTACTATGATTCTATGATTGCCAAGATCATTGTTTATGACAAAGACCGCCGCAGTGCCATTCGAAAGATGATCAGTGCACTTGGAGAAGTTGCCATCGAAGGAGTAAAAACTAACGTGGATTTTCTGTATGAACTTCTCAATCAGCCGGATTTTCAGGAAGGAAATATCACCACAGATTTCATTCCGCAGCATTATCCGGATCTGTAA
- the fabZ gene encoding 3-hydroxyacyl-ACP dehydratase FabZ, whose product MKLTTKEIMEIIPHRHPFLLIDTIEELVPGVKATGKKCVTYNEPHFAGHFPQEPVMPGVLIVEALAQTGAVAILSKPENKGKIAYFASINNAKFKNKVVPGDTLTLEVEIIKEKGPMGVGKAKATNQDGKVAVIAELTFAVGA is encoded by the coding sequence ATGAAACTTACAACAAAAGAAATCATGGAGATCATTCCCCACAGACACCCGTTCCTCCTGATTGATACTATTGAAGAACTGGTGCCGGGTGTGAAGGCAACAGGAAAGAAATGTGTTACCTATAATGAGCCGCATTTCGCAGGACACTTTCCACAGGAACCGGTTATGCCGGGAGTTCTGATCGTTGAAGCGCTTGCGCAGACAGGTGCAGTTGCAATTCTGAGTAAACCGGAAAATAAAGGAAAGATCGCATATTTTGCATCGATCAACAATGCAAAATTCAAGAACAAGGTAGTTCCCGGAGATACCCTTACTCTCGAAGTAGAGATCATTAAGGAAAAAGGTCCCATGGGAGTGGGAAAAGCAAAAGCAACAAACCAGGACGGTAAGGTAGCAGTGATCGCAGAGCTGACTTTTGCAGTAGGAGCATAA
- the accB gene encoding acetyl-CoA carboxylase biotin carboxyl carrier protein, which translates to MELANILELIHAVSDSDLTEFNLQDDTLNISMSKEKTIVQQMAVNTDPADAQQYQPVVQQAVHVESVNAVNDEVQTGSVVKSPLVGTYYAASSPENPPFVKVGDKVSKGQVLGIVEAMKLMNEIESEFDGTVKEILVENEQMVEFGQPMFVIE; encoded by the coding sequence ATGGAACTGGCAAATATATTAGAACTGATCCACGCAGTCAGCGATTCAGATCTCACAGAATTTAACCTGCAGGACGATACCTTAAATATTTCCATGTCAAAAGAGAAAACAATTGTACAGCAGATGGCAGTCAATACTGATCCGGCAGATGCTCAGCAGTATCAGCCGGTAGTGCAGCAGGCTGTACATGTAGAATCCGTCAATGCTGTTAACGATGAAGTACAGACAGGAAGTGTGGTAAAATCTCCTCTTGTAGGTACCTATTATGCAGCATCTTCTCCGGAAAATCCCCCCTTTGTAAAAGTAGGAGATAAAGTAAGCAAAGGTCAGGTCCTTGGCATTGTGGAAGCAATGAAGCTGATGAACGAGATTGAATCAGAATTTGATGGTACAGTAAAAGAAATCCTTGTAGAAAACGAGCAGATGGTAGAGTTCGGACAGCCGATGTTTGTGATAGAATAG
- the fabF gene encoding beta-ketoacyl-ACP synthase II, translated as MRRVVITGMGAITPVGLSVEEFWNSVKEGKTNFAEVTRFDSTNYRAHMAAEINNFNPKDYMDFKSAKRMELFSQYAVAAAKEAIEQSGLDMTKEDSFRVGCSVGSGIGSMQVVEKSCEILNTKGPGRLNPLMIPLLISNMASGNVSIQFGLRGKNINVVTACATGTHSIGEAYRTIQCSDADVMVAGGTEAAITPTGFGGFAALTALTSSTDPERCSIPFDKERSGFVMGEGAGVVVLEELEHAKARGAKILGEVVGYGATGDAYHITSPAEDGSGAAKAMEWAVKEAGISTDDVWYVNAHGTSTHHNDLFETIAIKKTFGEHAKEMKINSTKSITGHLLGAAGAVEVITCVKELQEGLIHQTVGYKVPDEQCDLDYVGNGNVKMDIKYALTNSLGFGGHNASLLIKKYED; from the coding sequence ATGAGAAGAGTTGTAATTACAGGTATGGGAGCAATCACTCCGGTAGGCCTTAGTGTAGAAGAATTCTGGAACAGCGTAAAAGAAGGAAAAACAAACTTTGCAGAAGTAACACGTTTTGATTCCACAAATTACAGAGCGCATATGGCAGCAGAGATCAACAATTTTAATCCAAAGGATTATATGGATTTCAAATCTGCAAAACGTATGGAGCTTTTCAGCCAGTATGCGGTAGCAGCAGCAAAAGAAGCTATTGAGCAGTCCGGACTGGATATGACAAAAGAAGATTCCTTCCGTGTAGGCTGTAGCGTGGGAAGCGGTATCGGAAGTATGCAGGTGGTAGAGAAATCCTGCGAAATTCTCAACACAAAGGGACCAGGAAGACTGAATCCTCTGATGATTCCTCTTCTGATCTCCAATATGGCATCCGGAAATGTTTCCATTCAGTTTGGACTCCGCGGAAAGAACATTAATGTTGTAACTGCCTGTGCAACAGGAACCCACAGCATTGGAGAAGCATACCGTACTATTCAGTGCTCTGATGCAGATGTTATGGTTGCAGGTGGAACGGAAGCAGCTATCACACCAACAGGCTTTGGTGGTTTTGCGGCACTGACAGCATTGACCTCATCCACAGATCCTGAGAGATGTTCCATCCCTTTTGACAAAGAAAGAAGCGGTTTTGTAATGGGTGAGGGTGCCGGCGTGGTAGTTCTGGAAGAACTGGAGCATGCCAAAGCACGTGGAGCGAAAATCCTTGGCGAGGTTGTCGGATATGGTGCAACAGGAGATGCTTATCACATTACATCCCCTGCAGAGGACGGTTCCGGTGCTGCCAAAGCTATGGAATGGGCTGTAAAAGAAGCAGGAATTTCCACAGATGATGTATGGTATGTAAACGCACATGGTACAAGCACACATCATAATGACTTATTTGAAACAATTGCCATTAAGAAAACATTTGGTGAACACGCAAAAGAAATGAAAATAAATTCTACAAAATCTATTACAGGACATCTTCTGGGAGCTGCCGGTGCAGTGGAAGTGATCACCTGTGTAAAAGAACTTCAGGAAGGCCTGATCCATCAGACTGTTGGTTATAAGGTGCCGGATGAACAGTGTGACCTGGATTATGTAGGAAACGGTAATGTAAAGATGGATATCAAATATGCACTTACCAATTCTCTTGGCTTTGGCGGACATAACGCATCCTTACTTATTAAAAAGTACGAAGACTGA
- the fabG gene encoding 3-oxoacyl-[acyl-carrier-protein] reductase, translating to MLKNKIALVTGAGRGIGRAIAIALAKEGAEVVINYNGSEERAKEVKQTIEENGGKASIYKCNVSDFTACEAMIKDIVKEYGHLDILVNNAGITKDGLIMKMKEEDFDSVLNVNLKGTFNTIRHSARQMLKQRSGKIINISSVSGILGNVGQANYAASKAGVIGLTKTMARELGSRGITVNAIAPGFVDTEMTGVLSEEIRENACKQIILGRFGKPEDIANTAVFLASDKADYITGQVISVDGGMNV from the coding sequence ATGCTGAAAAATAAAATTGCCCTGGTTACAGGTGCAGGACGTGGAATCGGACGAGCCATTGCTATTGCTCTTGCAAAGGAAGGTGCAGAGGTGGTTATCAATTACAATGGTTCTGAAGAGAGAGCGAAGGAAGTAAAACAGACCATCGAAGAAAACGGTGGAAAAGCTTCCATATATAAATGCAATGTCAGTGATTTCACAGCCTGTGAAGCAATGATTAAAGATATAGTTAAAGAATACGGACACCTTGATATTCTGGTTAATAATGCAGGAATTACCAAAGATGGTCTGATCATGAAAATGAAAGAAGAGGATTTCGATTCTGTACTTAATGTAAACCTGAAAGGTACATTCAATACAATCCGTCACAGTGCCCGTCAGATGCTGAAACAGAGAAGTGGAAAGATTATCAATATTTCTTCTGTTTCCGGAATCCTCGGAAATGTGGGCCAGGCAAATTATGCTGCATCCAAAGCAGGTGTGATCGGTCTGACAAAAACAATGGCAAGAGAGCTGGGCAGCCGGGGAATTACGGTAAATGCCATTGCACCCGGATTTGTAGACACAGAGATGACAGGAGTACTCTCAGAAGAAATCAGGGAAAATGCATGTAAGCAGATTATCCTGGGACGTTTCGGAAAGCCTGAGGATATTGCAAATACAGCAGTATTTCTGGCATCAGACAAAGCAGACTATATTACAGGACAGGTCATCAGCGTAGATGGCGGTATGAACGTATAA
- the fabD gene encoding ACP S-malonyltransferase, producing MSKIAFVFPGQGAQYTGMAKDFYEKYAVSREVFESASKASGLDVKALCFEENDRLNITEYTQIAMLTAEIAILRAVEEAGIRSQVNAGLSLGEYGALVASGVMKEEDAFTVVRKRGIFMQEAYPTGGAMSAVLGTDAELIEKICNETQGIVSIANYNCPGQIVITGEETAVAAAGEALKAAGARRVIPLKVSGPFHCELLKGAGEKLGQELEKVEIQSFTVPYVTNVTAQYVTGPEQVKELLVSQVSSSVRWQQCVEQMIDDGVDTFIEIGPGKTLTGFLKKINRNVKALHVEKTEDLDEVRKECL from the coding sequence ATGTCTAAAATTGCATTTGTATTTCCGGGACAGGGTGCACAGTATACAGGAATGGCGAAAGATTTTTATGAAAAATATGCTGTAAGTCGCGAAGTATTTGAAAGCGCATCAAAAGCATCCGGACTTGATGTGAAAGCTTTATGCTTTGAAGAGAATGACAGATTAAATATTACAGAATATACACAGATTGCCATGCTGACAGCAGAAATTGCAATCTTAAGAGCTGTAGAGGAAGCCGGAATCAGGTCTCAGGTAAATGCTGGACTGAGCCTTGGAGAATACGGAGCACTGGTGGCCTCCGGTGTTATGAAGGAAGAGGATGCATTTACTGTAGTGCGAAAAAGAGGAATTTTTATGCAGGAGGCATATCCTACAGGTGGTGCAATGTCCGCTGTTCTTGGAACAGATGCAGAGCTGATCGAAAAAATCTGCAATGAGACACAGGGAATTGTATCCATTGCAAATTATAACTGTCCGGGACAGATTGTGATCACAGGCGAGGAGACAGCAGTTGCAGCAGCAGGGGAGGCATTAAAGGCAGCAGGCGCCAGACGTGTGATTCCTCTTAAAGTCAGTGGCCCATTTCACTGTGAGCTTCTCAAAGGCGCAGGGGAAAAACTGGGACAGGAACTTGAGAAGGTAGAAATCCAGTCATTTACAGTACCTTATGTGACAAATGTAACTGCACAGTATGTGACAGGACCGGAGCAGGTAAAGGAATTGCTTGTCAGTCAGGTTTCATCCTCTGTGCGCTGGCAGCAGTGTGTAGAACAGATGATTGATGATGGTGTAGATACTTTTATTGAGATTGGACCAGGAAAAACTCTGACAGGATTTCTCAAAAAGATCAACAGAAATGTAAAAGCATTACATGTTGAGAAAACAGAAGATCTGGATGAAGTGAGAAAGGAGTGTCTGTAA
- the acpP gene encoding acyl carrier protein produces MLEKMSEMIAEQLNCDAAGITAETSFKDDLGADSLDLFELVMALEDEYNIEIPAEDLTDLTTVGAVMDYLKNKGVEA; encoded by the coding sequence ATGTTAGAAAAAATGAGTGAAATGATCGCAGAGCAGTTAAATTGTGATGCAGCAGGAATTACTGCTGAAACTTCTTTCAAGGATGATCTTGGTGCAGATTCACTTGACCTGTTTGAGCTGGTTATGGCTCTGGAAGATGAATACAATATTGAGATCCCGGCTGAAGATCTTACAGATTTAACAACAGTCGGAGCTGTTATGGATTATCTGAAAAACAAAGGCGTAGAGGCTTAA
- a CDS encoding FtsW/RodA/SpoVE family cell cycle protein: MENTKSQKKSYSTASSKSRARRKTKTDYYDYSLVAVIVLLTCFGLIMLYSTSSYMAQINYGSDMYFFKKQAIISVACIIMALIISRLNYRILNRFSTALYVAALVLMALVKTPLGQSSHGAQRWLNLGPVQFQPAELAKIAVIVCLPYMIVHMGKKVRTLKGCMVLAVVGGGLALAAYVFTDNLSTAIIIFCITAGLIFVSHPDIKIFIIIAGVVIALAVIGVIFLNATVSVDGSGSFRLRRIMVWLHPEEYADSWGYQTIQALYAIGSGGFFGRGLGNSIQKLGSVPEAQNDMIFSIICEELGIFGGLIVLMLYAYLLYRLFVIAQNAPDMFGSLMVSGIFIHIALQVILNIAVVVNLMPNTGVTLPFISYGGTSIVFLMAEMGLALSVARQIKFEE, from the coding sequence ATGGAAAATACAAAATCACAAAAAAAGTCGTATTCAACAGCATCTTCCAAGAGCAGGGCGCGTCGAAAAACAAAAACAGATTATTATGATTACAGTCTGGTAGCAGTTATTGTACTGCTGACCTGTTTTGGGCTTATCATGCTGTACAGTACAAGCTCCTATATGGCTCAGATAAATTACGGAAGCGACATGTATTTTTTTAAAAAACAGGCCATCATCAGCGTGGCATGTATTATCATGGCGCTGATCATTTCCAGGCTCAATTATCGGATACTGAACCGTTTTAGCACAGCTTTGTATGTAGCGGCACTGGTGTTGATGGCACTGGTAAAAACACCGCTGGGGCAGTCTTCTCATGGTGCCCAGAGATGGCTGAATCTTGGACCGGTTCAGTTCCAGCCGGCAGAGCTTGCCAAGATAGCAGTTATTGTCTGCCTCCCATATATGATCGTGCATATGGGAAAGAAAGTCCGTACCTTAAAGGGCTGTATGGTTCTTGCTGTTGTGGGAGGCGGACTGGCACTGGCTGCATATGTATTTACGGACAATCTGAGTACAGCAATTATTATTTTCTGTATTACTGCAGGACTGATTTTTGTGTCTCACCCGGATATTAAGATTTTTATTATTATTGCAGGTGTTGTTATTGCGCTGGCAGTGATCGGAGTCATTTTTCTGAATGCAACAGTGAGTGTTGATGGAAGTGGAAGCTTTCGTCTGAGACGAATCATGGTATGGCTTCATCCGGAAGAATATGCGGACAGTTGGGGGTATCAGACAATTCAGGCATTGTATGCGATTGGCTCGGGAGGATTTTTTGGCAGAGGACTTGGAAACAGTATTCAGAAGCTGGGAAGTGTACCTGAGGCACAGAATGACATGATTTTTTCAATTATCTGTGAAGAACTGGGGATTTTTGGAGGTCTTATCGTGCTGATGCTTTATGCATATCTGTTATACAGGCTGTTTGTTATTGCACAGAATGCACCGGATATGTTTGGCTCACTTATGGTCAGTGGAATTTTTATTCACATAGCATTGCAGGTTATTCTTAATATTGCGGTTGTTGTAAATCTTATGCCGAATACAGGTGTCACTCTTCCGTTTATCAGTTATGGAGGTACGTCGATCGTATTCCTTATGGCAGAGATGGGACTTGCGCTGAGTGTGGCAAGGCAGATTAAATTTGAGGAATAA